A part of Deinococcus aerolatus genomic DNA contains:
- a CDS encoding (2Fe-2S)-binding protein, with the protein MTTLNSVPLTLTVNGQAHGLDIPVQATLLDVLRERLHLTGTKKGCDHGQCGACTVLVDGKLHLSCLTLALSAQHHEIHTIEGLSAPDGELHPMQAAFIEHDAFQCGYCTPGQILSAVACVEGGHADNDAELRDFMSGNLCRCAAYPQIFEAVKSVAGQRVAGERP; encoded by the coding sequence ATGACCACACTCAACAGCGTTCCCCTGACCCTCACGGTCAACGGGCAGGCGCACGGGCTGGACATTCCCGTGCAGGCCACCCTGCTGGACGTGCTGCGCGAACGGCTGCACCTGACCGGCACCAAGAAGGGCTGCGACCACGGCCAGTGTGGGGCCTGCACCGTGCTGGTGGACGGCAAACTCCACCTGAGCTGCCTGACCCTGGCCCTGAGTGCCCAGCACCACGAGATCCACACCATCGAGGGCCTGAGCGCCCCGGACGGCGAACTGCACCCCATGCAGGCGGCCTTTATCGAGCACGACGCCTTTCAGTGCGGCTACTGCACGCCCGGCCAGATTCTCAGCGCGGTGGCCTGCGTGGAGGGCGGCCACGCGGACAACGACGCCGAGTTGCGTGACTTCATGAGCGGCAACCTGTGCCGCTGCGCCGCCTACCCGCAGATTTTCGAGGCTGTGAAGAGCGTGGCGGGTCAGCGTGTGGCCGGGGAACGTCCATGA
- a CDS encoding FAD binding domain-containing protein translates to MRPFEYARAQRVEDAVGQPGRFLAGGTTLIDLMKLDVERPVHLTDITPLRDSGGLSQIVEDGAGVKIGALASMSQTAEHPLIAGRYPALRAALLAGASQQIRNMASMGGNVMQRTRCPYFRDLAFEACNKREPGSGCGAREGHHRKMAILGGSESCIATHASDASVALAAYGAELTLHGPDGERTVRLEDFNLLPGDTPQTEHDLKEGELIVALTLPAPIAGNGVYLKVRDRESYEFALSSCAAVLDVQDGEVNAARVALGGVGTRPWRSPEAETALTGRPATRETFEAAARAALQHAHPLPQNAFKVPLTARVIVRALMQAAGLVDEAGNSIEGAGA, encoded by the coding sequence ATGAGGCCCTTTGAGTACGCACGGGCGCAGCGCGTCGAGGACGCCGTGGGCCAGCCGGGCAGGTTCCTGGCGGGCGGCACCACTCTGATCGACCTGATGAAGCTGGACGTGGAGCGCCCCGTCCACCTGACCGACATCACACCTCTACGCGACAGTGGGGGGCTTTCGCAGATCGTGGAGGACGGCGCCGGCGTGAAGATCGGCGCCCTGGCCAGCATGTCGCAGACCGCCGAACACCCGTTGATTGCCGGACGGTACCCGGCGCTGCGCGCGGCCCTGCTCGCGGGCGCGTCGCAGCAGATTCGCAACATGGCGAGCATGGGCGGCAATGTTATGCAGCGCACCCGCTGCCCGTATTTCCGTGATCTGGCCTTTGAGGCATGCAACAAGCGCGAGCCCGGCAGCGGCTGCGGCGCACGCGAGGGCCACCACCGCAAGATGGCGATTCTGGGCGGCTCGGAGAGTTGCATTGCCACCCATGCCTCGGACGCTTCGGTGGCGCTGGCGGCTTACGGGGCAGAATTGACCCTGCACGGGCCGGATGGGGAACGCACGGTCAGGCTGGAGGATTTCAACCTGTTGCCCGGCGACACCCCCCAGACCGAACACGATCTGAAAGAGGGCGAACTGATCGTCGCTCTGACATTGCCCGCGCCCATCGCCGGGAACGGCGTGTACCTCAAGGTGCGGGACCGCGAGAGCTACGAGTTCGCGCTGAGCAGTTGCGCCGCCGTGCTGGACGTGCAGGATGGGGAAGTGAATGCGGCCCGTGTTGCGCTGGGTGGAGTCGGGACGAGGCCCTGGCGCTCGCCGGAAGCGGAGACTGCGCTGACGGGCCGGCCCGCCACCCGTGAGACCTTCGAGGCCGCTGCCCGCGCCGCGTTGCAGCACGCGCACCCGCTGCCGCAGAACGCCTTCAAGGTACCGCTGACCGCCCGCGTGATCGTCCGGGCGCTGATGCAGGCGGCGGGACTGGTGGATGAGGCCGGGAATTCAATCGAAGGAGCAGGCGCATGA
- a CDS encoding xanthine dehydrogenase family protein molybdopterin-binding subunit encodes MTVQKGQPQHYVGQRVSRVDGPDKVRGAATYTAEFDLPELAHAVLVSATIPHGNIKSIDEQAARAVPGVLDILTYRSAGMELGPVRAYPRGPAGTSVLPFQSPKIEFRGQPVALVVAESLEAAQHAAQLLEIDYDVSDFRATLDQGLHGLPLLDRMPMPSLGHSRGDVGKGLKQAASTFKATYVTPVHHHNPLEMHAVIAAWDGDERVTIYEPTQWMQAAQHTLAAMLGLEPDNVHVISPFVGGGFGSKATSWPHLPPVVLAARKLGRPVKLMLSRAQMFAAVGYRAATSSAYSVGLDSDAQFTAMRLDAQLQTGVSDIYPEQVGNIPKMMYANPNMDLNYTMIRTHAGPNIMMRAPGEASGSFGLEVLMDELAEGAGLDPVEFRRRNHAPENSDPESGKPYSSKHLLECYDRAAQAFGWERRNPEIGSMRDGNTLIGWGMATATYPVYASAATARARLCADGHVDIEAGSHDIGTGTYSILAGIAADSLGLDIGQIRVKLGDSRLPKNGYSGGSRTASSVGSAVLAAAMGLREELLEAATHDAASPLFGVAGQDIRPRDGGLYLGDTAQGETYTAILGRLGKDQHEVYRETIPHEGSQKQLDQLKVGKDGSVAAVAERFARHSWGAVFVEVRIDPDFMTPRVSRVVGAFDIGQVINAKTAESQLTGGMVWGVGMALHEETHTDRRTGLVLNSNLAEYHIPVNADIGSVQAIALDHPDFRVSALGARGAGEIGIVGTAAAVANAIYHATGRRVRETPITLDKLL; translated from the coding sequence ATGACGGTTCAGAAAGGCCAGCCCCAACACTACGTGGGCCAGCGGGTCAGCCGCGTGGATGGCCCCGACAAGGTGCGCGGCGCGGCGACCTACACCGCCGAATTCGATCTGCCGGAACTGGCGCACGCCGTGCTGGTCAGCGCCACAATTCCCCACGGCAACATTAAAAGCATTGATGAACAGGCCGCCCGCGCCGTGCCAGGGGTGCTGGACATCCTGACCTACAGGTCAGCAGGAATGGAACTGGGGCCGGTCAGGGCGTACCCGCGTGGCCCCGCCGGAACCTCGGTGCTGCCGTTCCAGTCGCCCAAAATAGAATTCCGGGGGCAGCCGGTGGCGTTGGTGGTGGCCGAGTCGCTGGAGGCCGCGCAGCACGCGGCGCAACTGCTGGAGATCGACTATGACGTCTCTGATTTCCGCGCCACCCTGGACCAGGGCCTGCACGGACTACCACTGCTGGACAGGATGCCGATGCCGTCGCTGGGCCACTCGCGCGGGGATGTGGGGAAGGGGCTGAAGCAGGCCGCCAGCACCTTCAAGGCCACCTACGTCACCCCAGTCCACCACCACAACCCGCTGGAAATGCACGCCGTGATTGCCGCGTGGGACGGCGACGAGCGCGTGACCATCTACGAGCCGACCCAATGGATGCAGGCCGCGCAGCACACGCTGGCCGCGATGCTGGGGCTGGAGCCGGACAACGTGCATGTGATCAGTCCCTTTGTGGGCGGGGGCTTCGGCAGCAAGGCCACGTCCTGGCCGCACCTGCCGCCCGTGGTGCTGGCGGCGCGCAAACTGGGCCGCCCGGTCAAGCTGATGCTGTCGCGGGCGCAGATGTTCGCCGCCGTGGGCTACCGCGCCGCGACGAGTTCAGCGTACTCGGTGGGCCTGGACAGCGACGCACAGTTCACGGCCATGCGGCTGGACGCGCAGTTGCAGACCGGCGTGTCGGACATCTACCCGGAGCAGGTGGGCAACATTCCCAAGATGATGTACGCCAACCCAAACATGGACCTGAACTACACCATGATCCGCACCCACGCCGGGCCGAACATCATGATGCGGGCTCCCGGCGAGGCCAGCGGCAGCTTCGGCCTGGAAGTCCTGATGGACGAGCTGGCCGAGGGAGCGGGCCTCGATCCGGTGGAGTTCCGCCGCCGCAACCACGCCCCCGAGAACAGCGACCCGGAGAGCGGCAAGCCCTACAGCAGCAAGCACCTGCTGGAGTGCTACGACCGGGCCGCGCAGGCGTTTGGGTGGGAAAGGCGCAATCCTGAAATCGGCTCCATGCGTGATGGGAACACGCTGATCGGCTGGGGCATGGCGACGGCCACCTACCCGGTCTATGCCAGCGCCGCCACTGCCCGCGCCCGGCTGTGCGCCGACGGGCATGTGGACATCGAGGCGGGCAGCCACGACATCGGCACCGGCACGTATTCCATCCTGGCCGGCATCGCCGCCGATTCGCTGGGCCTGGACATCGGGCAGATCAGGGTAAAACTGGGCGACTCGCGCCTGCCCAAGAACGGCTATTCCGGGGGCAGCCGCACCGCGAGCAGCGTGGGCAGCGCCGTGCTGGCCGCCGCGATGGGCCTGCGCGAGGAACTGCTGGAAGCGGCCACCCACGACGCCGCCTCTCCCCTGTTCGGCGTGGCCGGGCAGGACATTCGCCCGCGGGACGGTGGCCTGTACCTGGGCGACACGGCCCAGGGCGAAACTTACACCGCCATCCTGGGACGCCTGGGCAAAGATCAGCACGAGGTCTACCGCGAGACCATCCCGCATGAGGGCAGCCAGAAGCAGCTGGACCAGCTGAAGGTGGGCAAGGACGGCAGCGTGGCGGCGGTGGCCGAACGCTTCGCCCGGCATTCCTGGGGCGCGGTGTTTGTGGAGGTCCGCATCGATCCCGACTTCATGACCCCGCGCGTCAGCCGGGTGGTGGGGGCCTTTGACATCGGGCAGGTCATCAACGCCAAGACGGCCGAGTCGCAGCTGACCGGCGGCATGGTCTGGGGCGTGGGCATGGCCCTGCATGAGGAAACCCACACCGACCGCCGCACAGGACTGGTCCTGAACAGCAATCTGGCCGAGTACCACATTCCGGTCAACGCCGACATTGGCAGCGTGCAGGCGATTGCGCTGGACCATCCGGATTTCCGGGTCAGTGCCCTGGGCGCACGCGGCGCGGGCGAGATTGGCATCGTGGGCACTGCCGCCGCCGTCGCCAACGCCATTTACCACGCGACCGGCAGGCGGGTGCGCGAGACGCCGATCACGCTGGACAAGCTGCTGTAG
- a CDS encoding YdcF family protein, whose amino-acid sequence MRQQTVWPGVRGGAAIGAALGTLAAFLGEIRAPEGLLLLLIVAGALAGAFAVGRRILSVGAGGLALLLSLCLLTPVSRGPLNALVLAQLPQQADAIVILGGGVQCGTRTLEGSSQARLLAGLELWRAGFAPVVTVSEQSDVFSATCPKMSDIEREIIRALYPQGGPEVLTLTSVTTTRDEAARVRELAGQRNWTRILLVTSPSHSRRAAGIFAAQGLNVVSVPAPETRFDYTLPLPSDRLRAVQVVLYEWLSRAKQSVGGTPER is encoded by the coding sequence TTGAGGCAGCAGACCGTCTGGCCGGGCGTGCGGGGTGGCGCGGCCATCGGCGCAGCCCTGGGCACGCTGGCCGCCTTTCTGGGCGAGATTCGCGCCCCTGAGGGTTTACTGCTCCTGCTGATTGTCGCCGGGGCGCTGGCCGGAGCCTTTGCGGTTGGCCGAAGAATCCTGTCTGTCGGGGCGGGCGGGCTGGCACTGCTGCTGTCGCTGTGCCTGTTGACCCCGGTGTCACGCGGACCGCTGAACGCGCTGGTGCTGGCGCAGCTGCCGCAGCAGGCCGACGCCATTGTGATCCTCGGCGGCGGCGTGCAGTGCGGCACCCGGACGCTGGAAGGCAGCAGTCAGGCACGGCTGCTGGCCGGCCTGGAATTGTGGCGGGCCGGGTTTGCCCCGGTGGTGACCGTGTCCGAACAGTCCGACGTGTTTTCGGCCACCTGTCCCAAAATGAGCGACATTGAACGCGAGATTATCCGGGCGCTGTACCCGCAGGGCGGTCCCGAGGTCCTGACCCTGACCAGCGTCACCACCACCCGCGACGAGGCGGCGCGCGTGCGTGAGCTGGCGGGCCAGCGGAACTGGACGCGGATTCTGCTGGTCACCAGTCCCAGCCACTCGCGCCGGGCGGCCGGTATCTTCGCCGCCCAGGGCTTGAACGTTGTCAGCGTTCCCGCCCCGGAGACTCGCTTCGATTACACCCTTCCGCTGCCCTCGGACCGCCTGAGGGCCGTGCAGGTGGTGCTGTACGAGTGGCTGTCGCGCGCCAAGCAGAGCGTGGGCGGCACGCCGGAGCGCTGA
- a CDS encoding mechanosensitive ion channel family protein, translated as MVNEVDTSRLLGVDTISGTVINAWNDALQTAAQYGPALLLALTLTVLYTLIFWALSRLLHGAVRRMVPPDARAITHRSLRLVLRLTFLMLVLVSVTALFGPLARYGPAIFRVYALLLLLYVGWNVLDYLLHRQTARWSLDASLQLLLKNVVRVVWALTGIYLVFQQFSVNLLPILGGLGVLGLAVGFAAQDILANLISGITLLLDRPFRIGDWIRVREQEGQVSGLTLRTTRIRTRDNEFVSIPNKDIAGAVVVNLSAGGPLRLNVVVGVEYRERVDDVRRILLEVMAAHPKAEKSPAPQVLVKELNASSVDVIMRFWVSEASIASYPVISMQMQEAAKEALQAGGMDIPFPHLQLHIDGAKGLEAFLPAAPQQRPARPRREED; from the coding sequence ATGGTGAACGAAGTGGATACCTCGCGCCTGCTGGGCGTGGACACCATCTCCGGCACCGTGATCAACGCGTGGAACGACGCCCTGCAGACTGCCGCGCAGTACGGTCCGGCATTGCTGCTGGCGCTGACATTGACCGTCCTGTACACGCTGATCTTCTGGGCGCTCTCGCGGCTGCTGCACGGCGCGGTCAGGCGGATGGTGCCGCCCGACGCGCGGGCCATCACGCACCGCAGCCTGCGCCTGGTGCTGCGACTGACCTTTCTGATGCTGGTGCTGGTCTCGGTCACGGCGCTGTTCGGGCCGCTGGCAAGGTATGGCCCGGCCATTTTCCGGGTGTACGCTTTGCTGCTGCTGCTGTACGTGGGCTGGAACGTACTGGATTACCTGCTGCACCGCCAGACCGCACGCTGGAGCCTGGACGCCAGCCTGCAGCTGTTGCTCAAGAACGTGGTGCGCGTGGTCTGGGCGCTGACCGGCATCTACCTGGTCTTCCAGCAGTTCAGCGTGAACCTGCTGCCCATTCTGGGGGGGCTGGGTGTGCTGGGGCTGGCGGTGGGGTTTGCTGCGCAGGACATTCTCGCCAACCTGATCAGCGGGATAACCCTGCTGCTGGACCGGCCCTTCCGTATTGGCGACTGGATCCGGGTCAGAGAGCAGGAGGGCCAGGTCAGCGGCCTGACCCTGCGGACCACACGCATCCGCACGCGCGACAACGAATTCGTGTCCATTCCCAACAAGGACATCGCGGGCGCAGTGGTTGTCAACCTTTCGGCAGGCGGACCGCTGCGGCTCAATGTGGTGGTTGGAGTGGAATACAGGGAGCGGGTGGACGACGTGCGCCGCATTCTGCTGGAGGTGATGGCCGCGCACCCCAAAGCAGAGAAATCCCCGGCCCCACAGGTGCTGGTCAAAGAGCTGAATGCGTCGAGTGTGGACGTAATCATGCGCTTCTGGGTCAGCGAGGCCAGTATCGCCTCGTATCCGGTGATCTCCATGCAAATGCAGGAGGCGGCCAAGGAAGCCCTCCAGGCGGGCGGCATGGACATTCCCTTTCCGCATCTTCAGCTGCACATTGACGGCGCAAAGGGGCTGGAGGCGTTCTTGCCTGCCGCACCGCAGCAGCGTCCGGCCCGGCCCCGGCGTGAGGAAGATTGA
- a CDS encoding DUF305 domain-containing protein — MSWPAVFRNPVMAAALALLALILAALLIVPRLTDGSPTEGSREVRFVRQMIQHHAQAVDLSTRVRERGSDPAIRTLALDIMLSQQEQIGQMHGWLTLWNRPWGGPSMSGEHARAMGMATPQEAAGLDTLPPAQAETAFLQLMIRHHQGALVMAAPALEAGVRPEVRALARQIGASQSAEIKAMTDLLKRRGAEPLPAPEMTDMTHH, encoded by the coding sequence ATGTCCTGGCCTGCCGTCTTCCGCAACCCAGTCATGGCTGCCGCCCTGGCCCTGCTGGCCCTGATCCTCGCGGCGCTGCTGATCGTTCCGCGCCTGACAGACGGTAGTCCCACCGAGGGCAGCCGCGAGGTGCGCTTTGTCCGGCAGATGATCCAGCACCACGCGCAGGCCGTGGACCTGTCCACCCGCGTGCGCGAGCGCGGCAGCGATCCGGCCATACGCACGCTGGCGCTGGACATCATGCTGTCGCAGCAGGAGCAGATCGGGCAGATGCACGGCTGGCTGACCCTGTGGAACCGGCCCTGGGGCGGACCCAGCATGTCCGGGGAACACGCCCGCGCCATGGGCATGGCCACCCCGCAGGAGGCGGCGGGCCTGGACACCCTCCCCCCGGCGCAGGCCGAGACCGCCTTCCTGCAACTGATGATTCGTCACCATCAGGGAGCGCTGGTCATGGCCGCGCCCGCTCTGGAGGCAGGCGTGCGCCCTGAGGTGCGGGCACTGGCCCGGCAGATCGGGGCCAGCCAGAGCGCCGAGATTAAAGCCATGACCGACCTGCTCAAGAGGCGCGGCGCCGAACCCCTGCCCGCGCCGGAGATGACGGATATGACCCACCACTGA